From the genome of Streptomyces sp. NBC_01341, one region includes:
- the rpmG gene encoding 50S ribosomal protein L33, translating to MARSETRPVVQLRSTAGTGHTYVTRKNRRNDPDRLELRKFDPSAGRHVVFRESR from the coding sequence ATGGCACGCAGTGAGACCAGGCCCGTCGTCCAGCTCCGGTCGACGGCCGGAACCGGCCACACCTACGTCACGCGGAAGAACCGGCGCAACGACCCGGACCGGCTGGAGCTGCGCAAGTTCGACCCGTCCGCCGGGCGCCACGTCGTGTTCCGCGAGTCCCGCTGA